Proteins from a genomic interval of Benincasa hispida cultivar B227 chromosome 7, ASM972705v1, whole genome shotgun sequence:
- the LOC120081374 gene encoding uncharacterized protein LOC120081374, producing the protein MNRPETNPHFRRPLQPDRRPQQAPLQPQDPADPPQPDPDPYSEPTTPWPAAEQRPTTGKAPRLKKNRQNPYPPPPTQSPPRSDHREPPQRQPQDLSGKAPRLKKKQQHQVPYVEPGLKSPDQNVQQSRPRVQIQDPSDFRDRRNDVVDDNNRRNQPNNMLHMPLPRQTNPFMWFGAVFCAIFWVLVIVGGLVVLIVYLIFRPKSPRFDISTANLNAAYLDMGYLLNADVNLLANFTNPNKKVSVDFSSMILYLYSGNTLIATQFIAPFSAYKEESMLINIHMVTSQVRLPILERQRLQKQLETNGIQLDLKGIFRARSNFGTLLRYSYWLRGDCKLIFGGPPGGVLIRSNCRTKH; encoded by the coding sequence ATGAATCGTCCTGAAACCAACCCTCATTTCCGGCGGCCACTGCAGCCCGACCGCCGTCCTCAACAAGCCCCATTACAGCCTCAAGACCCTGCTGATCCGCCACAGCCCGATCCAGACCCATATTCCGAGCCAACCACTCCATGGCCAGCGGCAGAGCAACGACCTACCACTGGTAAGGCACCACGTTTGAAGAAAAATCGCCAAAACCCATATCCACCGCCGCCTACTCAATCGCCACCACGCTCCGACCATCGCGAACCACCGCAGCGACAACCTCAAGACTTATCTGGGAAAGCACCACGTTTGAAGAAAAAGCAGCAGCATCAAGTTCCATATGTAGAGCCAGGCTTAAAATCACCTGACCAAAATGTGCAACAATCACGTCCTAGAGTGCAAATTCAAGACCCATCTGATTTTCGGGATCGACGGAATGATGTTGTTGATGATAACAACAGAAGAAATCAACCAAACAACATGCTGCATATGCCTCTACCCCGTCAAACTAATCCATTTATGTGGTTTGGAGCAGTCTTTTGTGCAATCTTCTGGGTGCTTGTAATTGTTGGAGGATTAGTAGTCCTTATTGTATACCTCATTTTCCGCCCAAAAAGCCCACGGTTCGACATATCTACAGCCAATCTAAACGCAGCGTATCTCGACATGGGGTATCTGCTAAATGCAGATGTGAATTTGCTAGCAAATTTCACAAATCCAAACAAGAAAGTTAGTGTGGATTTCAGCTCAATGATCTTGTATCTTTACTCTGGGAACACACTTATTGCCACACAATTCATAGCACCTTTCTCAGCATACAAAGAAGAATCAATGTTGATTAATATTCATATGGTAACCAGTCAAGTAAGGCTACCCATTTTGGAAAGGCAAAGGCTGCAGAAGCAATTGGAGACGAATGGGATCCAGCTTGATTTAAAAGGGATTTTCAGGGCCAGGTCTAATTTTGGTACTCTGCTACGATACTCTTATTGGTTGCGTGGTGATTGCAAATTGATTTTTGGTGGCCCTCCTGGTGGGGTTCTAATCAGAAGTAACTGTAGAACAAAACATTGA
- the LOC120081373 gene encoding cytochrome P450 71B26-like produces the protein MFNLDQMMHNLSIGVVSLFLLLVLFFLLLLKTKTHNKKLPPGPPKLPLLGHLHLIGSLPHRSLWKLSRKYGPIMLLKLVSVPTLVISSAEAAREVLQVHDLACCSRPLLAASARFSYNFLDIGLSPYSDHWKEVRKICVLELFNARRVQSFHLIREEEVALLLKSIAQSSSLAMPVDLSEESYTLTANIITRIAFGKRFRGGGLDNGNFQRLIRRAIAALGSFSMTDFFPCVGWIIDRLSGVNGRLEKSFAELDAFFQQVVEGASQNEQNIVDVLLEMERDHSELDDALKLTTDCIKAIIMDIFIAGVNPGAVTIIWVMAELVKHPRVMKKLQDEIRSCIKEDLVKESHLEKLQYLKMVVKEVLRLHPPASLLLPRETISHFKLKGYDIDPKTHLHVNVWAIGRDPNYWTRPEEFLPERFVGNNIDYKGQNFELVPFGAGRRICPGMNMGIVTMELALANLLLKFNWKLPDGIKEEDLDMEEDAGLTVAKKSPLKLIPISY, from the exons ATGTTTAACCTTGATCAGATGATGCATAACCTTTccattggggtggtttctctgTTCTTGctgttggttttgtttttccTACTGCTTCTTAAAACAAAGACACACAACAAGAAACTTCCTCCAGGCCCTCCAAAGCTTCCTCTGTTGGGTCACTTGCACCTTATTGGGTCCCTCCCCCATCGCTCATTGTGGAAACTTTCAAGAAAATATGGCCCCATTATGCTCCTAAAACTCGTTTCTGTTCCAACCCTCGTAATCTCCTCTGCGGAAGCTGCCAGAGAGGTGTTACAAGTGCATGATCTTGCTTGTTGCAGTCGACCTCTCTTAGCCGCTAGTGCGAGATTTTCATACAACTTCTTAGACATAGGTTTATCTCCATATAGTGATCATTGGAAGGAAGTTCGGAAGATTTGCGTTCTTGAGCTCTTCAACGCTCGGCGAGTGCAGTCGTTTCACTTAATCAGAGAAGAAGAAGTGGCTCTGCTGTTAAAGTCAATCGCTCAATCTTCATCTCTTGCAATGCCAGTTGATCTGAGTGAGGAATCATATACTCTCACTGCAAATATAATAACACGGATAGCTTTTGGGAAGAGGTTTAGAGGGGGTGGACTAGATAATGGAAATTTCCAGCGGCTTATCCGTAGAGCAATAGCAGCATTAGGAAGTTTCTCCATGACTGACTTCTTTCCTTGTGTGGGTTGGATTATTGATCGACTCAGTGGCGTTAATGGGAGGCTGGAGAAGAGCTTTGCTGAGCTGGATGCTTTTTTCCAACAAGTAGTCGAAGGGGCTTCTCAGAATGAACAAAATATTGTTGATGTTTTATTGGAAATGGAGAGAGATCACTCTGAACTCGATGATGCCTTAAAACTAACTACAGATTGCATCAAGGCAATTATCATG GATATATTTATAGCGGGAGTGAACCCTGGAGCAGTCACCATTATTTGGGTAATGGCAGAGCTAGTTAAGCATCCACGGGTAATGAAGAAGCTACAAGATGAGATCAGAAGCTGCATAAAAGAAGATCTAGTGAAGGAGAGCCACCTTGAGAAACTTCAATATCTAAAAATGGTGGTGAAAGAGGTTCTAAGGTTACATCCGCCTGCCTCACTTCTACTCCCAAGAGAAACCATTTCTCATTTTAAGCTCAAGGGTTACGATATTGATCCCAAAACTCATCTTCATGTCAATGTATGGGCAATCGGGCGAGATCCAAATTATTGGACTCGTCCAGAAGAATTCTTACCTGAAAGATTTGTAGGAAATAATATTGATTACAAAGGACAGAATTTCGAGTTAGTACCATTTGGAGCTGGTCGAAGAATTTGTCCTGGTATGAACATGGGGATTGTTACGATGGAGCTGGCATTGGCTAATCTATTGCTAAAATTTAATTGGAAATTGCCAGATGGGATTAAAGAAGAAGATTTGGACATGGAAGAAGATGCTGGTCTAACCGTTGCAAAGAAATCACCTCTAAAACTTATTCCAATTTCCTATTGA